The Bos mutus isolate GX-2022 chromosome 7, NWIPB_WYAK_1.1, whole genome shotgun sequence genome window below encodes:
- the ACER1 gene encoding alkaline ceramidase 1, producing the protein HQGNLDAVEYLDAVEYSTTFSNVTFFIFGPLMTFLMRPYIQQRSRYLYVLFVLFTVTGLFSMYFHMTLSFLGQMLDEIAILWLLASGYSIWLPRCYFPAFLGQNRSRYSSLIIIISLVSTFLSFLRPTINAYALNAIGLHIIYIVVQEYKKTKNKELQHLIEVSTLIWALAFTSWISDRLLCSFWQWINFSYLHSIWHVLISFTFPYGMVILALVDSAYEMPNKTLKVRYWPRDTWPMGLPYVEMGDDHKSC; encoded by the exons TTCAGCAATGTCACCTTCTTCATCTTTGGGCCCCTCATGACATTTCTGATGCGCCCATACATCCAGCAACGCTCCCGCTACCTTTACGTGCTGTTCGTTCTCTTCACAGTCACAG GACTGTTCTCCATGTACTTTCACATGACGCTCAGCTTCCTGGGCCAGATGCTGGATGAGATCGCTATCCTGTGGCTGCTGGCCAGCGGCTACAGCATATGGTTGCCCCGCTGCTATTTCCCCGCCTTCCTAGGGCAGAACAG gtCTCGGTACAGCTCACTGATCATCATCATCAGCCTGGTCAGTACCTTCCTGTCCTTCCTGAGGCCCACGATCAACGCATATGCCCTAAACGCCATTGGCTTGCACATTATCTACATCGTGGTCCAGGAGTATAAGAA GACCAAAAATAAGGAGCTCCAGCATCTGATTGAGGTCTCCACGCTTATATGGGCTCTCGCCTTTACTAGCTGGATCAGTGACCGCCTGCTTTGCAGTTTCTGGCAATGGATTAATTTCTCCTACCTGCACAGCATCTG GCATGTACTCATCAGCTTCACCTTCCCCTATGGCATGGTCATCCTGGCTCTGGTGGATTCCGCATACGAGATGCCGAACAAAACCCTCAAAGTCCGCTACTGGCCTCGGGACACTTGGCCCATGGGGCTGCCCTACGTGGAGATGGGTGATGACCACAAGAGCTGCTGA